tgttttttcagaatcagaatcaactttaatggCCATGCATGTTatacacatgaggaatttgacttggtgaactgtgctctttctaacaatgtaaacattgaataataacaatcaactagagaATATAAGTTGTTAAGGACTAATACtgtatgtgcaaaactaaataggataatataacaagataataataataataataataataataataataataataataggataatagtgcagtagtagTGCAGTACTTCAaagtaaaacaacacacaatcttaaacaactgtaatcataatgtttatgttaaatataaagctagttattattattattaataataataataaaatgcagaatcaaatttactccaaaaataaactaaatagacttcacaattaaataatttcaTCAAAGGATGTGTAACAAAAAAGCActtacactttttatttatcccctattatttatttatttttgttctgtttttgtctgttttgtgttatatatacataaaatgcagtgtacctttgatgacagttgtctgtgaaattgacattttgcttgttaattaatgcaataaagtattttttttaaaaatgcacctAAATATATTTATCACTAATCCTAGCTACTGGTCAATGACATATAAAGATTTTCACTGCATAATATTTCACAGAATGGGCATCATCAAGGTTTGCATgcatattatgatggaaataagttaatataaaaatactttgaaatcttatacaggactataatTTAGCTAAAATAGGGCATAATAGGATATAATGTAAATGTGATTAGATTTAGAggaattttaacaatttttcaaaacagcagtcatggcTAGACAGTCGCTCCACATAATATTTGGACACtctgaataacagaataaattaaataagtaatttagcaagtaacattaaaaaaaatatatatatttactaagttagtacacatttaaacaatttttgaattaaaagaaatgcagttgaacagaatatttaggtgtcacgtCATGGCGGGGGCTAGGGACAGAGGGTTAAGCTATCACTATGGCCCCCCAATGTCAAAATCAAACTTACACTCTTGTGGTACAGGTAGAGTATGGTTATTATTTAGCCCAGGGTTCGAGACTTTTATGTGTAatatttgcatgttttctcCGTGTTCCCCCATAAACAGGAGCGTAGTAGCTCAGGTAAAGAATGAACATGATAAGCaggtataaaacaataataaacttaaAGAGTTCCTACTATTGCTCCAAAATAGGTCCAATTGGCTGCTTGTCAATAacatgcctgtgtggcattttgcattagcaaatttagcagatttattttgtatattagtggtgtgccaaaatattgatTCAACGATATTTCGCGATATTCCATCTTGCAGTACGTTatcgatgtttaaaaaaaatatatatgtttttttatatattgcaacatacaagacataatgaaaacaatatatacagtacatgataCACAGAGATAATGCAGTACACACACAGTTAGGGGTGTGTAAAATAATCGATTTCATAatatattgcgattttttttgggtgccaattttgaatcgattttttttatttaaaaaaatttttttttaaatttttatttgtttgatagttgagtgaatcattacatccctcaTGTTTTGTCAATACATTCTGagtttcttcagtgacacagatattgtgatgtatcgtCAATGAAATTTCTTGCAGTCTATCAATTACATGGCGATACCGAGCCCTATTGTATATTTGCCTATTTaccatttttagaaaaaaatattgagatattagttttggtccatatcattCAGCCCTACTGTAGCCCTAAGCTTAACTTTAGCTCTAAAACCTAACCATTTCATACTGTAGCTGTAACATAGCCTTAATAGCATAGTAATAAagattccagcaagttcattttgtcttctttttagatataatatgtcaaggtttcagttattcagacaatgtttttcaggaaatttactttgaaattgttGGCGTGCACACTcggaaagaactcataaggagaCATCAaaacgatcagcagacgcctctgaggacgACTGTCATTTGGCAGTcaaatgtcaggagatcaaagtaaaatttcaaagtcaatttcctgaaaaatgtctgaatgtattaaaccttaacacattgtagtaaaaaaatattatcaccaCCCCAAATCTTCCTAAAAACACCCAGACTATGTTTATATCTTATCATATGAAACCTTTCTATATATAAATGCTCTGTCtttctatgtatatatatttaatttttgtggCTACTGCATTGTTGTATCTTTCCTTTTCAGAATTTTGAGGATGTTCGCTGCAAGTGCATCTGCCCTCCATACAGAAACATCACTGGCCACATCTACAACAGAAATGTCTCCCAGAAAGACTGGTAGGACAATTCCATTCCTTCAACAATATTAAAGTCAGCATCAAAAGTGAACATTTTCATATCTGAGTTGAAAGCTTtccttttctcttcatttttcaATTAACTTTCGCAGCAACACAGTAAAATAAGCAGACAATaagaaaccaaaataaatattaacatgaGATAGTAGTGCAAAATGTAAGAACTTTAAGTcagacataaattagaaaaaaaacaaacaaaaaacacaacattgtgCAAAGGAGAATCGAAAAAATTCTAAAAGGAATTGTTTATTTGTcgttttattattgatttaatggttttattgtttattttatactcTGTTTGAGGTTAAGTTATGTGACTtcccttgtgtatgaaatgcgctatacaaataaagttaccTTGCTCGAGTTTTCTTTATGTGATCACTGACGGTTACATTTAATGTATAACAAATTTAGGAAAATACTGTCGTTCTCTAATTTATTGACATAAAAGTTTAAGTAATTTGGGTTTCAATTCAGAACATCACAATAAAGAAATGTTACCCTCAGTTAGTTCCCAATGATTTCATCATACTTGACAGCATTTTCATAAACCAACATCAGATCGAATTCTGCTGTGAAACACTCAACATTCTTAATAGACACAATAAGATAAAAATACCAAAAGTAAATCAAAATGCAactttttttgaattatttaacGGTTGTAAAtaccaaataatagtaaaaaattaAAGGGATTACTGCGTTCTAGTGTTAAATAAGTGAATAGACGGtacacttcacacacacaccatggctGCCTGCTGAGTAATTTCTGTTTAATGTTCTTCTTTGATGTGACGTTATTGTAGCTAGAACCTTTAGTTTTTTGTATAGATTTTACTCAAATCAATTCTAATATTCACATAAACACTAAGGAGGAGGGACAGTAAAGGCCAGTATATCACTAGGGTTACACAACTGCATTTCTGACAGGTTTTGAAACTTGAAGCTGCTTTTGCTGTACTGAAATGTTTTCAGTAACTGCCTCCATGTGGTGGAACCCATGCCAGTGCCTGGCCATGATGTGGAGGCCTACTGTCTGCTCTGTGAATGCAAATACGAGGAGAGGAGCAGCAACACCATCAAGGTACCATCGACGGTTCCTCTgcagattttttcttttttttttgtacagaaTAAAAGCCTTTCGATTAACAGGAAATGGTTTCCcgcttctttgtttttcttgcaGGTGACCATCATCATCTACCTTTCTGTTGTGGGAGCACTGCTGCTCTACATGCTGTTCCTGCTGCTGGTCGATCCTTTAATTCGTAAACGGGACCCGTACATTCAGCCACTGCATAACGAGGAGGACTCAGAGGTAAAAGCCGCAAGCATCTCAAAAAGTTACTGTCCTAACACATTTACATTATCAGCAGCATCATCCATGATTTCATTTACAACAAAGCTCTGACTCTACAATCTACAACTGGCAGCAAAAGTTGAGACTCATCAGACCATCTTTCTAAGACTTTCCAATCACTGGGAAGTAAATCTTCAAATTTAATCTTTTAGCTTGTATGTGTTTAACCCTAGTCAACCCTTATTTTAGagtgacaaatctcttctcGTTTATTGTTAAGCTAACAgggactccaaggtctgtaaatgcgaccgttaacagacgagcccatgtccgctctagcggttaggtcaggggtctgcaacctgtggctctggagcctaatgagGCTCTTTGAATcctatgcaatggctcccttaagctttaaaaaaaactattgaaatagagttattttttttttacagaagcttttaatgattaatgacaaataaaatcaaaatataacaacttcttaacctaaaaaaaaaatcacctcctgcaacatctacaggccattaactttcctgcacctgtggctaaccttaagtttgaaatccctggtaagataactaaaccaacataaACACTATTAGAGATAGAGAtattaattgtgtgggaacagattcatttaaccaccaatgtgttggttaaatatgcatgctttatgtgtggcaagaaattagcaaattttaactgtatagaattcaatacactgtattgtcttcattgaacAGGTATTATTTTGGCTCCAGGATGACTTTGAGAGTTAAAGATTGCAGACTTCTGGATTAGGTTATGtcatgattcagtcctgtttatgtggaCTGTGAATCACAACCAGCTAAATCACCGCGGGACAAATAACCGTGATGCATTCCTCATACTTCTCATTCTGAGGTCGTGGGTCATGTTGACTTGATGCCGTACTTTCTGAATGTCTATAATAAATTATGATGTGCTTTAGATCAGGGCTGTAATGAGATTTCTTTAATGGATTTGATGAACTCCTTAGTACAACTGTCAACATCACACAGAAAGTCCTGTGACCTGAAAGCAATTTGGTTGTTTCTCTAatacctaggttcccaaagtggggtacggttTCCCCCAGGGttacacaaattgtcatgggggtaggtgaatagaaattaaaaactgcgtgacaacattggaaactagagtATAAacagaccagcagtcaggagcccccatgcattgccacaaagtACACAtgtaagactgccctctagtggtgacagagaaaccTGCTGTTAAGACTTTGATGCCCTTTGCCACCACGTACTTGTgttaaagtggattttcagctttgataaacatgaaaacaaaatgcagaaaaacacttttcaaGGAGAACGATTAAAGACTCAGACTATAAAATTCAGCCAAATATTGCCGAGTGATGTGCATCCCCTCAACCTCGCCCttttcattaaagttgtagcgagttgtatttcacagtttcaggctgatgaatattttttttgttcaatcaACAAACGTTTGGTACATTTTGTGTCTTGCCTTCCTTGTGCAAGGTGTCTATGGTtgtcttttggacaactgtcaggtcagcagtcttccccatgattgtgtaTCCTACAGAACTAGTCTGAGAGACCTTTGCAGGTgcaccaggtgtcttcaatattgaacctctccacaatatttacattttctgagatactcaatttggggttttcattagttgtcagttataatcatcaatattaaaacaaataagcacttgaaatatgtcagtctatgaatgtatacattatacaagtttcactttttgaatggaattactgaaataaatcaactttttcatgatattctaattttgacCTTCacttgtatatgacattacaataatatgttttttaagtgtgcaagaGTAAATTAATTGAATACTTTACTTCCATACAGTGGCTCTCAAACTGGGAGCTCCCTATTTCAACCAGACCCTCACACTTTCATCTTATTTTTCCTTTATAAAACTTTACTAAACTCAAACAACCTTCATGTTTAACCTTGTaactattttttcttcttttatctgAGTTCAGGTCTAGCTCGTGCAGCTTAGCAGTCAATACATTTTCAGATGGAAGAAAAATACTGACAGATGTGAAATATTGTGACTGGTGTGATTGGTTGTGTGTTTAGGAGATGCGTCCGCCGGCAGACAGCAGTCAGGCCCGAGGAAACACGGTGCTGGAGCGGGTGGAGGGGGCTCAGCAGCGCTGGAAGAAGCAGGTTCAGGAGCAACGCAAGACTGTGTTTGATCGCCACAAGTTGCTGAGTTAAGGTCTCGGGCTTGAATCAGCAATTTTCACTCAGTCACCACCAACACCTAATCAATATTATTCATTCACAACAAACACTGGATATTTCATAGATTGAACATTGCCTGATTTTGGCTTAATTTATTGTAACTTGCAGTAGTAAAATACACTATGTTTTTGCACTCTGGATGTTATTTTCAGCAATTTGCAATTAGTAGTATTAGTAACAGCTTTCAGGTAAGTGGGAGAATAttttctcctattttttttctgctgatgttTTATCATGAATAAGGTCAAGACTCATTTCCTGTATATTTAGACAACCACAAATATGCTGAGGCTCTTTCTTGTTAACCACTAGTGACTGAATAATACTGATGCATGAGATTtagtagttgttgtttttttaagtaattactTTACTAATGCTGACTTTGAGGTCTGTGCCTTTTCTGGGTTGTATCTTAATGTGTGGGAAAAGTCTTGGAAATGTGAATCAAAGCAGACAAGAAgattcatttaagtttgactATGTTTTGAGTAACAAACTATGAGTAATTACtttgattaatttattgtttCGGTGATGCTGATTCCTGCACAGAGAAATGTGACCAGTTTTAAATTTGCACACAATAAGAAATGCTGTTATTTATTGTATCACTTATAAGTTATTTTACTACAT
This portion of the Gouania willdenowi chromosome 7, fGouWil2.1, whole genome shotgun sequence genome encodes:
- the tmem9 gene encoding proton-transporting V-type ATPase complex assembly regulator TMEM9; the encoded protein is MSRRKGPAVFVMAVVVTVCLLEAAGFAQAKNFEDVRCKCICPPYRNITGHIYNRNVSQKDCNCLHVVEPMPVPGHDVEAYCLLCECKYEERSSNTIKVTIIIYLSVVGALLLYMLFLLLVDPLIRKRDPYIQPLHNEEDSEEMRPPADSSQARGNTVLERVEGAQQRWKKQVQEQRKTVFDRHKLLS